One Phycisphaerales bacterium genomic window carries:
- the der gene encoding ribosome biogenesis GTPase Der, translating into MPIPRVAIVGRPNVGKSSLMNMIAGAKVSIVDPTPGVTRDRVTALVDLQPPYRGGVVKPVEFVDTGGFGVYVAEGQRFDEVGEDLAKLTPGIESQIEAAIGDADLVLFAIDAQAGITPQDAEIAKLLREGRLGGSKTRKGGKGEKTAKAAPKKRPPIRIVATKVDGPKWESHAAELAGLGFGEALPVSSKNNYFRRDFLDAVYEMLPEPAKDDEKRAAADLQIAIIGKRNAGKSTLVNTLAGEPRMIVSEIAGTTRDAVDVRFEMDGKSIIAIDTAGLRRKRSFQNMIEHFAFDRVQRAVDRADVILLLIDGTEKISQVDEQLAMMAQKAFKPVIMVVNKWDQVEGKPDRKGKPITTETFQTYVRNELKGLWFAPIAFVSGQSGRNVRNTIELAFELRQQASERVTTGKLNRLVRSIIEKRGPTDIKGTFAKVYYVAQTGIEPPTITLVVNKPDLFTPNYLRFLMNRFREELPFSEVPIRIVIRERRQREGDLADAGEEGEARVSRGRKGVHERMGARKSVPVGEESLDEEGGEELLSDEFSEVVNVEGEELEELGDDAAEYFDDEDDK; encoded by the coding sequence ATGCCCATCCCCCGTGTCGCCATTGTCGGTCGCCCCAACGTGGGCAAGAGCTCGCTGATGAACATGATCGCGGGGGCGAAGGTCTCGATCGTGGACCCTACCCCCGGCGTGACCCGCGACCGCGTGACCGCACTGGTGGACCTGCAGCCGCCGTACCGGGGCGGCGTCGTCAAGCCGGTCGAGTTCGTGGACACCGGTGGGTTCGGCGTGTATGTGGCGGAGGGGCAGCGGTTTGACGAGGTAGGCGAGGACCTTGCGAAGCTGACGCCGGGGATCGAGAGCCAGATCGAGGCGGCCATCGGCGACGCGGACCTCGTGCTGTTCGCGATCGACGCCCAGGCCGGCATCACACCCCAGGACGCGGAGATCGCCAAGCTGCTCCGCGAGGGGCGGCTGGGCGGGAGCAAGACCAGGAAGGGCGGCAAGGGGGAGAAGACGGCCAAGGCCGCGCCCAAGAAGCGGCCGCCCATCCGCATCGTGGCGACCAAGGTTGACGGCCCCAAGTGGGAATCGCACGCGGCCGAGCTCGCGGGGCTGGGGTTCGGCGAAGCGCTGCCGGTCTCGAGCAAGAACAACTACTTCCGGCGGGACTTCCTCGACGCGGTCTACGAGATGCTACCGGAGCCCGCGAAGGACGACGAGAAGCGGGCAGCGGCGGACCTGCAGATCGCCATCATCGGCAAGCGCAACGCTGGGAAGAGCACGCTGGTGAACACGCTGGCTGGCGAGCCGCGCATGATCGTGTCGGAGATCGCCGGGACGACGCGCGACGCCGTGGACGTGCGTTTTGAAATGGACGGCAAGTCGATCATCGCGATCGACACCGCGGGGCTGCGGCGGAAGCGCTCCTTTCAGAACATGATCGAACACTTCGCGTTCGACCGCGTGCAGCGGGCGGTGGACCGAGCGGACGTGATCCTGCTGCTGATCGACGGGACGGAGAAGATCAGCCAGGTCGACGAGCAGCTGGCCATGATGGCGCAGAAGGCGTTCAAGCCGGTGATCATGGTGGTCAACAAGTGGGACCAGGTCGAAGGCAAGCCCGACCGCAAGGGCAAGCCGATCACCACCGAGACGTTCCAGACGTACGTGCGCAACGAGCTCAAGGGGCTGTGGTTCGCGCCGATCGCGTTCGTCAGCGGCCAGAGCGGGCGGAACGTGCGGAACACCATCGAGCTCGCCTTCGAGCTGCGGCAGCAAGCCAGTGAGCGCGTCACGACTGGCAAGCTCAACCGGCTGGTGCGCTCGATCATCGAGAAGCGCGGCCCCACCGACATCAAGGGCACGTTCGCCAAGGTCTACTACGTCGCTCAGACCGGCATCGAGCCGCCGACGATCACGCTCGTGGTCAACAAGCCCGACCTCTTCACGCCCAACTACCTGCGCTTCCTGATGAACCGCTTCCGTGAGGAGCTGCCCTTCAGCGAGGTGCCGATCCGTATCGTCATCCGCGAGCGCCGCCAGCGCGAGGGCGACCTTGCGGATGCGGGCGAAGAGGGCGAGGCACGGGTCAGCCGCGGCCGCAAGGGCGTGCACGAACGCATGGGCGCCCGCAAGAGCGTGCCGGTGGGTGAGGAGTCGCTTGATGAAGAGGGCGGCGAAGAGCTGCTCAGCGATGAGTTCTCCGAGGTCGTCAACGTCGAAGGTGAGGAGTTGGAAGAGCTCGGCGATGACGCGGCGGAGTACTTCGACGACGAGGATGACAAGTAG
- a CDS encoding N(4)-(beta-N-acetylglucosaminyl)-L-asparaginase, with product MSTPVLVGSWNAGPAAARALELARAGEPLLKAIVAGIQIVEDDPEEMSVGYGGLPNEDGEVELDAAVMDGPRHKAGAVAGLRRIRHAAGVAYEVLQRTDHALLVGEGAFRFARQLGFPEGDLSTPMSREAWLLWKAGLSHKDAWLSADESRSEFGRARWAGHVDNPEPGRPPHNPPPGASGGSPTAPFTFGTIHVSGLDAAGDLWACTSTSGLSYKIPGRVGDSPIVGAGLFVDNAVGSAGATGRGESTLHTCGAYEVVRGMEAGLAPVEACLAALRRIARFTREPRLLNDKGQPGFNVTLYALRKDGVVGAAAMHAGYQYVVQRGGEARVENAPPLFG from the coding sequence ATGAGCACGCCTGTCCTGGTCGGTTCGTGGAATGCGGGGCCCGCGGCGGCGCGGGCGTTGGAGTTGGCCCGCGCGGGCGAGCCGCTCTTGAAAGCGATCGTCGCGGGCATCCAGATCGTGGAGGACGACCCCGAGGAGATGTCCGTCGGCTACGGCGGGCTGCCGAACGAAGACGGCGAGGTCGAGCTGGACGCGGCGGTGATGGACGGGCCGCGCCACAAGGCTGGCGCTGTCGCGGGGCTGCGCCGCATCCGGCACGCGGCCGGGGTCGCGTACGAGGTGCTCCAGCGTACGGACCACGCGCTGCTCGTGGGCGAGGGCGCGTTCAGGTTCGCACGCCAGCTGGGTTTCCCCGAGGGAGACCTGAGCACGCCCATGAGCCGCGAGGCATGGCTGCTCTGGAAGGCGGGGCTCTCGCACAAGGACGCGTGGCTGAGCGCGGATGAGTCGCGGAGTGAGTTCGGTCGCGCCCGCTGGGCGGGGCACGTCGACAACCCCGAGCCGGGCCGGCCACCGCACAACCCACCCCCCGGCGCAAGCGGCGGCTCCCCCACCGCTCCCTTCACGTTCGGCACCATCCATGTATCAGGCCTGGACGCGGCGGGCGACCTCTGGGCGTGCACGAGCACCAGCGGGCTGTCGTACAAGATCCCCGGGCGCGTGGGCGACTCGCCCATCGTGGGAGCGGGGCTGTTCGTCGACAACGCGGTGGGCTCCGCGGGCGCGACCGGACGCGGCGAGTCCACCCTGCACACCTGCGGGGCGTACGAGGTCGTCCGTGGCATGGAGGCGGGGCTCGCGCCGGTGGAGGCGTGCCTGGCAGCGCTGCGGCGGATCGCACGCTTCACCCGCGAGCCGCGCCTGCTCAACGACAAGGGCCAGCCCGGGTTCAACGTAACCCTGTACGCCCTGCGCAAGGACGGCGTCGTAGGGGCCGCGGCCATGCACGCGGGGTACCAGTATGTGGTGCAGCGGGGCGGCGAGGCCCGAGTTGAAAACGCACCACCGCTGTTCGGGTAA
- a CDS encoding sigma-70 family RNA polymerase sigma factor: MTLDSSSPSMEAKPASMKTPEQLAARAAEGSLEAFGELVKRFEVRLFNFLLRRTGSRADAEDLTQEAFIRAWERIQRYEPRWRFSTWLFTIAARLAVSHHRKRRPTLRWIEEEDSDAPTPFDRDDDINSGAKLWRLAGKVLTPEQHTALWLRYAEDMGIDEIAAVLKKSQVGVRVMLFRARQLLAEQSQREQEASRVYDAKAGMRAPVLRRGDEGLAGSLS, from the coding sequence GTGACGCTCGACTCTTCCAGCCCCAGCATGGAGGCCAAGCCCGCGTCGATGAAGACGCCGGAGCAGCTGGCGGCGCGCGCGGCGGAGGGCTCGCTCGAAGCCTTCGGCGAGCTGGTCAAGCGGTTCGAGGTGCGGCTGTTCAACTTCCTGCTGCGGCGCACCGGCAGCCGCGCCGATGCGGAGGACCTGACGCAGGAGGCGTTCATCAGGGCGTGGGAGCGGATCCAGCGGTACGAGCCGCGCTGGCGGTTCTCGACGTGGCTGTTCACGATCGCGGCGCGTCTGGCGGTGAGCCACCACCGCAAACGGCGGCCGACGCTGCGGTGGATCGAGGAAGAGGACAGCGACGCGCCAACGCCGTTTGACCGCGATGACGACATCAATAGCGGGGCCAAGCTGTGGCGGCTGGCGGGCAAGGTGCTGACGCCCGAGCAGCACACGGCCCTGTGGCTCCGCTATGCCGAGGACATGGGGATCGACGAGATCGCCGCGGTGCTGAAGAAGAGCCAGGTCGGTGTGCGGGTGATGCTGTTCCGCGCGAGGCAGCTGCTGGCGGAGCAGTCGCAGCGGGAGCAGGAGGCATCGCGCGTCTACGACGCCAAGGCCGGGATGAGGGCCCCCGTGCTGCGCCGCGGCGACGAGGGTCTGGCAGGGAGCTTGTCATGA
- a CDS encoding YbhB/YbcL family Raf kinase inhibitor-like protein, which yields MKHTTVAVLLAALAAGSLALAQPAPKQPEKKSEPQPKQNDPAKAPAQKDAPKDTPSSQPTDKPTPNPKTDDKKPDTKKSGLKLTSPSIEHDKQMPKKHTVDGDPADPTKKHISPALKWEGAPAETKEFALVMFDPDAGNFVHWVVYKIPADVKELPEGLPNGKDNAELTTPVKITQGTSSFRQIGYLGPAARKGAGVHHYNFKLYALDKTLDLKPGATRKELEEAMKGHVIAEAVLIGTNER from the coding sequence ATGAAGCACACCACCGTCGCCGTCCTCCTCGCCGCACTGGCCGCGGGTTCCCTGGCCCTCGCTCAACCCGCCCCCAAGCAGCCTGAGAAGAAGTCCGAGCCCCAGCCCAAGCAGAACGATCCCGCGAAGGCGCCCGCTCAGAAGGACGCGCCCAAAGACACCCCCAGCAGCCAGCCGACCGACAAGCCCACGCCGAACCCCAAGACCGACGACAAAAAGCCCGACACCAAGAAGTCGGGCCTGAAGCTCACCAGCCCGAGCATCGAGCACGACAAGCAGATGCCCAAGAAGCACACGGTCGACGGCGACCCCGCGGACCCCACGAAGAAGCACATCTCCCCCGCCCTCAAGTGGGAGGGCGCCCCGGCCGAGACCAAGGAGTTCGCGCTGGTGATGTTCGACCCCGACGCCGGCAACTTCGTGCACTGGGTGGTGTACAAGATCCCGGCGGACGTGAAGGAACTGCCCGAGGGCCTGCCCAACGGCAAGGACAACGCCGAGCTCACCACCCCCGTCAAGATCACTCAGGGCACGAGCAGCTTCCGCCAGATCGGCTACCTCGGTCCCGCGGCCCGCAAGGGTGCCGGCGTTCACCATTACAACTTCAAGCTCTACGCCCTCGACAAGACTCTCGACCTCAAGCCCGGCGCCACCCGCAAGGAGCTGGAGGAAGCCATGAAGGGCCACGTCATCGCCGAGGCCGTGCTGATCGGCACCAACGAGCGGTAA
- a CDS encoding GTPase has translation MTPGRVDAVWSLLTPPGTGAVAIVQLHGDIDGALQACGLARVRVGQIALRDLMGVDRGLVARVRADVCQLMPHGGVAVVRELCRLLVDRGVREEASPDPRVLYPEARSEVEARALAVLARAASPWAVDLLLAQHALWAEAGTASDPERDRVLRRLIDPPLVVAFGASNIGKSTLVNALAGRGVSIVADEPGTTRDHVGVMLDLGGVVVRYVDTPGVRAGAGAVEREALANAVELAVGADLLLWCGDAGSGLVELPLPLAGLPRVTVALREDMGRAGFEAEARVSAARGEGLPELAGVVRERLVPRELVERRQAWQFW, from the coding sequence GTGACGCCCGGGCGTGTCGATGCGGTGTGGTCGTTGCTCACGCCGCCAGGCACCGGGGCAGTCGCCATCGTGCAGTTGCACGGCGATATTGACGGAGCCCTACAGGCGTGCGGGCTTGCGCGCGTGCGCGTCGGCCAGATCGCGCTGCGGGACTTGATGGGCGTGGATCGGGGGCTGGTGGCGCGGGTTCGTGCGGATGTGTGCCAGCTGATGCCGCACGGCGGCGTGGCCGTGGTGCGGGAGTTGTGCCGTCTGCTGGTCGATCGCGGGGTTCGGGAGGAGGCATCACCGGATCCGCGGGTGCTGTACCCCGAAGCGCGGTCGGAGGTAGAGGCGCGGGCGCTGGCGGTGCTCGCGAGGGCGGCGAGCCCGTGGGCGGTGGACCTGCTGTTGGCCCAGCACGCGTTGTGGGCGGAGGCGGGGACGGCGAGCGACCCCGAGCGCGACCGCGTGCTGCGGCGGCTCATCGACCCGCCGCTGGTGGTGGCGTTCGGGGCGAGCAACATCGGGAAGTCAACGCTGGTGAATGCGCTGGCTGGAAGGGGCGTGTCGATCGTTGCTGATGAGCCTGGGACGACGCGCGATCACGTAGGCGTGATGCTCGACCTCGGGGGCGTGGTGGTGCGGTACGTGGACACGCCCGGCGTGCGGGCGGGGGCGGGGGCGGTCGAGCGCGAGGCGCTGGCGAACGCAGTGGAGCTGGCGGTGGGCGCGGACTTGCTGCTGTGGTGCGGCGATGCGGGGTCGGGGCTGGTGGAGCTGCCCCTGCCGCTGGCAGGATTGCCGCGGGTGACGGTGGCGCTGCGCGAGGACATGGGGCGGGCGGGGTTCGAGGCCGAGGCGCGGGTGAGCGCTGCGCGGGGAGAGGGGCTGCCCGAGCTCGCGGGGGTGGTGCGCGAGCGGCTGGTTCCGCGGGAACTGGTGGAGCGGCGTCAGGCGTGGCAGTTCTGGTGA
- a CDS encoding type III pantothenate kinase: MAETSQGHLLAVAVGNTRTRFGVFHGDELSDQQSLPNADVAALVQAVLKAAEGEHGVSIVIADVNPKVADQLQKALEDAGEENVFRIGRDIEIPMTHSLEDGSTLGQDRLLCAFGAFARAKQACVVVDAGTAVTVDFVDGEGVFHGGVIAPGLNMMLQAMHEKTAKLPALAYQTPERGGALQIGDAKRPQGEVVDEGPAQPSVPNPFGKDTKNAMLLGVTNSVIGLVRYTAEQYAEFFGAYPQVVATGGDAPALFGQEATEGGGVVESIVPDLQLIGILEVCRAVEEMRASGME; this comes from the coding sequence ATGGCAGAAACCTCTCAAGGGCACCTGTTGGCGGTGGCGGTGGGCAACACTCGGACGCGCTTCGGCGTCTTCCACGGGGATGAGCTCTCCGACCAGCAGTCGTTGCCCAACGCGGATGTGGCGGCCCTGGTCCAGGCGGTGCTGAAGGCGGCCGAGGGCGAGCACGGGGTGTCGATCGTGATCGCCGACGTGAACCCCAAGGTCGCCGACCAGCTGCAGAAGGCTCTCGAAGACGCGGGCGAGGAGAACGTCTTCCGCATCGGGCGGGATATCGAGATCCCCATGACCCACTCGCTGGAGGACGGCAGCACCCTGGGGCAGGACCGCCTGCTGTGCGCCTTCGGGGCCTTTGCCCGGGCCAAGCAGGCGTGCGTGGTGGTGGACGCGGGCACGGCGGTGACGGTGGACTTTGTCGACGGCGAGGGCGTCTTCCACGGCGGGGTGATCGCCCCGGGGCTAAACATGATGCTCCAGGCGATGCACGAGAAGACGGCCAAGCTGCCCGCCCTCGCCTACCAGACGCCCGAGCGCGGCGGGGCGCTGCAGATCGGGGACGCCAAGCGCCCGCAGGGTGAGGTGGTTGACGAGGGGCCTGCGCAGCCCAGCGTTCCCAATCCGTTCGGCAAGGACACGAAGAACGCGATGCTGCTGGGCGTCACCAACAGCGTGATTGGTCTGGTGCGGTACACGGCGGAGCAGTACGCTGAGTTCTTCGGGGCCTACCCGCAGGTGGTGGCGACCGGCGGGGATGCGCCGGCGCTCTTCGGGCAGGAGGCCACCGAGGGCGGGGGGGTGGTGGAGTCGATCGTGCCGGACCTGCAGCTGATCGGGATCCTGGAGGTCTGCCGCGCGGTGGAGGAGATGCGGGCGAGCGGGATGGAGTGA